A DNA window from Loxodonta africana isolate mLoxAfr1 chromosome 7, mLoxAfr1.hap2, whole genome shotgun sequence contains the following coding sequences:
- the LOC100657727 gene encoding olfactory receptor 5P80-like, whose product MATGNYTTMTEFIILGLTDDPTVCALLFVVFIGIYVVTIMGNISIIMLIRGSPQLHIPMYLFLCHLAFVDMGYSSSVTPVMLIGFLREETSLPVAGCVAQLCSVVTFGTTECFLLAAMACDRYVAICSPLLYSTHMSPRICILLVGISYLGGCVNGWIFTGCLLSLSFCGPNKVNHFFCDYSPLLKLSCSHDFTSDVIPTISSGSIIVVTVFVIAISYIYILITILKMPSTQGRHKAFSTCTSHLTAVTLFFGTITFIYVMPKSSYSTEQNKVVSMFYTVVIPMLNPLIYSLRNKDVKEAMRKLMAGTHWWS is encoded by the coding sequence ATGGCAACTGGAAACTACACAACCATGACAGAATTCATTATTTTGGGGTTAACAGACGATCCTACAGTTTGTGCCCTTTTATTTGTTGTATTTATAGGGATCTATGTTGTCACTATAATGGGCAACATCAGCATAATCATGTTAATCAGAGGCAGCCCTCAACTTCATATCCCAATGTACCTTTTTCTCTGCCATTTGGCCTTTGTAGACATGGGGTACTCATCATCAGTCACTCCTGTCATGCTCATAGGCTTCTTAAGGGAGGAAACTTCTCTCCCTGTTGCTGGCTGTGTAGCTCAACTCTGTTCTGTGGTCACGTTTGGGACAACTGAGTGCTTCCTGCTGGCTGCCATGGCCTgtgatcgctatgtggccatctgttcACCCCTGCTCTACTCCACCCACATGTCCCCCAGAATCTGTATTCTCTTAGTGGGGATATCCTACCTAGGTGGGTGTGTGAATGGTTGGATATTTACAGGTTGTTTACTAAGCCTGTCCTTCTGTGGGCCAAATAAAgtcaaccactttttctgtgactaTTCACCACTTTTGAAGCTTTCTTGTTCCCATGATTTTACTTCTGACGTCATTCCAACCATCTCTTCTGGCTCCATCATTGTGGTCACAGTGTTTGTCATAGCCATCTCCTACATCTACATCCTCATCACCATCCTGAAGATGCCCTCCACCCAGGGCCgccacaaggccttctccacctgcaccTCCCATCTCACTGCTGTCACTCTGTTCTTTGGGACCATTACATTCATTTATGTGATGCCCAAGTCCAGCTACTCaactgaacagaacaaggtggtgTCTATGTTCTATACAGTTGTGATCCCCATGTTGAACCCCCTTATTtatagtctgaggaataaggacgTTAAAGAGGCCATGAGGAAACTGATGGCTGGAACACACTGGTGGTCCTGA